Proteins from one Desulfitobacterium chlororespirans DSM 11544 genomic window:
- a CDS encoding LysR family transcriptional regulator — MKLEQLHYLKEAIRYRSLSIAARENFISQPSFSAAITNLEKELGAKLLNRSNRGCTPTDICMEIMDKADVIFAMVEEIELLASNSSYCETINIAVVLSICEEILPQVLLEMEGAKVFCKVAAASLESEAIYPRVASGSSVLGIVAYIPKLLTADLKYTPLFEDEYVLYIGHQSPFWEQGSVSLEQMLSQPYIALGDDFVTPNSDWAKDILAFSMPKVESQVSNLNTLKKMIINGPYVSLLPRFMVADDIYVKSNLMKPVRIDDIYLSAQFGYIENTRYKLTKNYTVFLDYFRKILTRLGYTVYKTV, encoded by the coding sequence ATGAAACTGGAGCAGTTGCATTATTTAAAAGAAGCTATCCGTTATCGATCCTTGTCTATTGCAGCACGGGAAAACTTTATCTCTCAGCCTTCCTTCAGCGCGGCGATTACCAATTTGGAAAAAGAACTGGGTGCCAAGCTTTTAAACCGCTCTAATCGCGGCTGCACTCCTACGGATATCTGCATGGAGATTATGGATAAAGCGGATGTTATCTTTGCCATGGTTGAAGAGATTGAACTGCTGGCCAGCAATAGTTCCTATTGCGAGACCATTAATATTGCCGTTGTGTTGAGCATCTGCGAAGAAATCCTGCCTCAGGTGCTTTTAGAGATGGAGGGGGCCAAGGTCTTCTGTAAAGTAGCGGCGGCCTCTTTGGAAAGTGAGGCGATCTATCCCCGGGTTGCCTCAGGGAGTTCGGTTTTGGGGATAGTAGCCTACATCCCCAAGTTGCTCACCGCCGACCTCAAGTATACCCCTCTGTTCGAAGATGAGTACGTGCTTTATATCGGTCATCAGTCTCCTTTTTGGGAGCAGGGGAGCGTGTCCCTGGAGCAGATGCTGAGTCAGCCCTATATTGCCCTGGGGGATGATTTCGTCACCCCCAACAGCGATTGGGCTAAGGATATTCTGGCTTTTTCCATGCCCAAGGTGGAATCTCAGGTCAGCAATTTAAACACCCTGAAAAAGATGATCATCAACGGCCCCTATGTTTCTCTTCTCCCGCGCTTTATGGTGGCTGATGATATCTATGTTAAAAGTAATTTGATGAAGCCGGTGCGGATCGATGATATTTATTTATCGGCGCAGTTTGGTTACATAGAGAATACCCGCTATAAGCTGACCAAAAATTACACTGTTTTTTTGGATTACTTCAGAAAGATCCTGACCAGACTGGGGTACACCGTGTATAAAACTGTTTAA
- a CDS encoding PadR family transcriptional regulator produces the protein MIPSQMLKGMLEGCILEIIRKKETYAYEISEQLEKYGFGAISEGTIYPIILRLQKGEMIEATLRESNSGPPRKYYHLTEKGIVALAQFKENWQELEYAINQLFMEVEEVEEGEGTVEEK, from the coding sequence ATGATTCCTTCACAAATGCTTAAGGGAATGTTAGAAGGTTGTATCCTGGAAATCATACGCAAAAAGGAAACCTATGCTTATGAGATTTCGGAGCAATTGGAGAAATACGGATTTGGAGCCATATCGGAAGGCACCATATATCCGATTATTTTACGTTTGCAGAAAGGGGAGATGATCGAGGCAACCCTGCGAGAGTCCAATAGTGGACCACCACGGAAATACTATCATTTGACGGAAAAAGGGATCGTTGCTCTGGCCCAGTTTAAGGAAAATTGGCAAGAGCTTGAGTATGCTATAAATCAGCTGTTTATGGAGGTGGAGGAAGTTGAAGAAGGCGAAGGAACTGTTGAAGAGAAATAA
- a CDS encoding DUF4153 domain-containing protein, with translation MKNWQEVFKLFLQGLYKAVSRFPFTVFCLAGATGIVWYTIYIEFNPALYINKVAYALAVGAFIGMLAQFSIERFEKLAHKPIAVYALSLVLTAGYFLIILPAPELSAEITVRTFVAVFAMLCAILWVPSFKGETNFDKVALIHFKGFFTSILYSAVLSAGIAAILAAVDMLLFDINNDAYAYTMAFIWVMFAPLYYLSLLPKFHSREEYDFDAMQRAEYYPRFLEILVSYILVPLVGIYSLVLFAYFIKILVTMKWPVGQLGPMVLIYSAVGIILFILVSLLENRFALLYRKMFPKILIPIVIMQMISVGIRLNAYGITESRYYVALFGVFSIVIGLILSLKPLTKNGFIALLAAGFAIVSILPPVDAFTVSRVSQITRLEGILQGEGILADGKLTPKVNASENTKIETTNILSYLNRQSSLEYIEWLSEDFAIYDDMRETFGFAATYPNYTNEYRYFSAFLDTRVPINIFDYDISLQFHSNRYEKDITSQTVSFMLEEKTYELVVERLSQAEVKLSIQDATGSELISTGLYEFAERLSGVGEEHKSELPPDEMTLEVNRDGYKLKILFQSINMTFEPEPDAGVDYSGQVFFGVK, from the coding sequence GTGAAAAACTGGCAAGAGGTGTTTAAACTTTTTCTACAGGGACTGTATAAGGCAGTATCCCGTTTTCCATTTACAGTATTTTGCCTGGCCGGAGCTACAGGGATTGTTTGGTACACGATTTATATTGAATTCAATCCGGCCTTGTATATTAATAAGGTAGCTTATGCATTAGCTGTAGGAGCATTTATCGGAATGCTCGCTCAATTCTCCATTGAGAGATTTGAAAAGCTGGCGCATAAACCAATTGCTGTTTATGCCCTATCACTTGTATTAACCGCAGGATATTTTTTGATCATACTGCCGGCTCCGGAACTTAGCGCTGAAATAACTGTGCGTACCTTTGTAGCTGTTTTTGCCATGCTGTGTGCCATCCTGTGGGTGCCCTCCTTTAAAGGGGAAACAAATTTTGATAAAGTTGCTTTGATTCATTTCAAAGGATTTTTCACCTCTATTCTCTATTCTGCGGTACTTTCAGCCGGTATCGCCGCGATTCTGGCGGCGGTAGATATGCTATTGTTTGATATTAATAATGATGCGTACGCCTATACGATGGCTTTTATCTGGGTTATGTTCGCACCGCTTTATTACTTGTCTTTGCTGCCCAAATTCCACTCCAGGGAAGAGTATGACTTTGATGCTATGCAGCGCGCGGAATATTATCCCCGTTTTCTAGAAATACTCGTATCCTATATTCTGGTTCCCTTGGTCGGCATATACAGCCTGGTGCTATTCGCGTATTTCATTAAGATTCTCGTTACAATGAAATGGCCGGTGGGTCAGCTCGGGCCGATGGTGCTTATCTATTCTGCAGTGGGTATAATTCTGTTTATTTTAGTAAGCCTCCTTGAAAATCGTTTTGCACTACTTTACCGCAAGATGTTTCCGAAGATACTTATCCCCATAGTCATCATGCAGATGATTTCAGTGGGTATTCGCCTGAATGCCTATGGGATAACAGAATCTCGGTATTATGTGGCACTATTCGGCGTCTTTTCCATTGTGATTGGGTTGATACTCAGCCTGAAGCCTCTTACGAAGAATGGTTTTATTGCTCTGCTCGCTGCAGGGTTTGCTATTGTTTCCATACTGCCACCGGTTGATGCCTTTACAGTCTCGAGAGTAAGTCAGATTACCCGATTGGAAGGCATTCTGCAAGGAGAAGGAATTTTAGCTGACGGTAAGCTTACCCCTAAAGTTAATGCTTCCGAAAACACCAAAATTGAGACCACCAATATTTTAAGCTATTTGAATAGGCAGAGTTCGCTGGAATATATTGAATGGCTGTCGGAAGATTTTGCTATTTATGATGATATGCGAGAAACGTTTGGTTTCGCGGCAACTTACCCCAACTATACGAATGAGTATAGGTATTTCTCAGCTTTCCTTGATACCAGAGTTCCGATTAATATCTTCGATTATGATATTTCCCTTCAGTTTCATTCCAATCGCTATGAGAAGGATATAACTTCTCAGACCGTTTCTTTTATGTTGGAAGAGAAAACCTATGAGCTGGTTGTGGAACGATTATCCCAAGCAGAGGTTAAACTATCGATTCAAGACGCCACGGGCAGCGAACTGATCAGTACCGGCTTGTATGAATTTGCCGAAAGGCTGTCCGGAGTAGGGGAGGAACATAAATCTGAGTTGCCTCCTGATGAAATGACGTTGGAGGTAAACCGCGACGGGTATAAGCTGAAGATACTTTTCCAAAGTATCAATATGACGTTCGAGCCAGAACCCGATGCAGGAGTGGATTATTCCGGTCAGGTATTCTTTGGGGTAAAATAA
- a CDS encoding alkaline phosphatase family protein — protein sequence MNRGSTSEKVIVLGIDGMDPRITKKLVDEGKLPNIRAFIERGSAREDLVLMGAIPTVTPPCWTTLATGSYPGTHGITDFWRQSRKNLDAVTYNLNSQFCEAEPLWNTAAAAGKKTLVWHWPGSSWPPTSDSPNLHVVDGTQPESVNMAVACIDWERIVVANEDIQEVVFVPRMERAQGMGCIITDLNDLLGEKENQETSADLWFSGEITDGRDMKTYIMTYEDTELYVGCRIAYDVVNSPLKEAVNWADAPEGAKEFTVLTSDGLLRRPALILKGEDGTYDRVALYRSKKDTQPLVVVKRGEMIGDIVDTIQKDEKTYQGSRAFKVLELAEDGSEVRFWMSAALDIANDDIWSPPSLYQQVIQNVGLVPPVGLVGGENPELIEHAFIPAWEIYCQWQARALNHLIAENQYDLVFSHLHNVDCGGHQLWHCAKNQPEWAHTDEKQYQGFIEEFYRQTDRYLGQFLHYLDEDYTVLIVSDHGLIVGEGIPPVLGDSSGVTTGVMEELGYTVLEKDENGESLRNVDWSKTKAINSRAHWIYLNLKDRYEHGIVDPDQKYALEEQIIDDLYNYRDPKTGKRIVSIAMRDKEAAILGVNGKDCGDIFFCIEEGFSRVHGDSLPTYWGYTNTSVSPIFIAAGQGIKQGYQTERVIRQVDVAPTIAALMGIGFPRECEGAPVYQIFKEAF from the coding sequence ATGAATAGAGGCAGCACAAGTGAAAAAGTCATTGTCCTTGGTATTGATGGTATGGACCCCAGAATCACAAAAAAGTTGGTAGACGAGGGTAAACTGCCCAATATCAGAGCCTTCATCGAACGTGGTTCCGCTCGCGAGGATCTCGTGTTGATGGGAGCCATTCCTACCGTAACCCCTCCTTGCTGGACGACCCTGGCAACAGGCTCTTATCCCGGTACCCATGGCATCACCGATTTTTGGCGGCAATCCCGCAAAAACTTGGATGCAGTGACCTATAATCTCAACTCGCAATTCTGTGAAGCCGAACCCCTTTGGAATACGGCAGCCGCCGCCGGCAAAAAGACCCTGGTATGGCACTGGCCCGGCAGCTCCTGGCCTCCGACCTCCGATAGCCCTAACCTTCATGTGGTGGACGGCACCCAGCCGGAATCCGTCAACATGGCCGTTGCCTGTATCGATTGGGAGCGGATCGTGGTGGCCAATGAAGATATCCAGGAGGTTGTTTTCGTTCCTAGGATGGAGCGTGCTCAGGGTATGGGCTGTATCATCACCGATCTCAACGATCTGCTTGGGGAAAAAGAGAACCAGGAAACAAGCGCCGACCTTTGGTTCAGCGGCGAAATTACCGATGGGCGTGATATGAAAACCTATATCATGACCTATGAAGATACAGAGCTTTATGTGGGGTGCCGCATCGCTTATGATGTGGTGAACTCACCTCTGAAAGAGGCCGTAAATTGGGCTGACGCACCGGAAGGGGCCAAGGAATTTACAGTTTTGACTTCCGATGGTCTCCTGAGACGGCCGGCCCTCATTTTAAAAGGGGAAGACGGGACCTATGACCGGGTAGCCCTCTACCGTTCCAAAAAGGACACCCAGCCCCTGGTGGTGGTCAAGCGTGGTGAAATGATCGGGGATATCGTGGACACCATTCAGAAAGACGAAAAAACCTACCAAGGCAGCAGAGCCTTTAAGGTCCTGGAATTAGCTGAGGATGGCTCGGAAGTGCGTTTTTGGATGAGCGCCGCTTTAGATATTGCCAACGATGATATTTGGTCCCCGCCCTCTCTTTACCAGCAGGTCATCCAAAATGTCGGTCTGGTGCCGCCGGTAGGTCTGGTCGGAGGGGAAAATCCCGAACTGATCGAACATGCCTTTATCCCGGCCTGGGAGATTTATTGCCAGTGGCAGGCCAGAGCTTTAAATCATCTGATCGCCGAAAACCAATACGATTTGGTGTTCAGCCATCTTCATAATGTAGACTGTGGTGGTCATCAGCTATGGCATTGCGCTAAAAATCAACCGGAATGGGCACATACCGATGAAAAACAATACCAGGGTTTCATTGAGGAATTCTATCGGCAGACGGACCGCTATCTGGGACAGTTTCTCCATTATTTAGACGAAGACTATACCGTATTGATCGTCTCAGACCACGGCTTGATCGTCGGCGAAGGAATTCCGCCGGTATTAGGGGATAGCAGCGGCGTCACCACCGGTGTCATGGAAGAATTGGGTTATACCGTATTGGAGAAGGATGAAAATGGCGAATCCTTAAGGAATGTTGACTGGTCAAAGACCAAAGCCATCAACTCCAGGGCCCATTGGATCTATCTCAATCTTAAAGACCGCTATGAGCACGGTATCGTTGATCCTGATCAGAAGTACGCACTGGAAGAACAGATCATCGATGATCTTTACAATTATCGCGACCCGAAAACGGGAAAACGCATCGTTTCCATCGCGATGCGTGATAAAGAAGCGGCCATCTTGGGGGTTAACGGCAAAGACTGCGGCGATATCTTTTTCTGTATTGAAGAAGGTTTCAGCCGTGTCCATGGGGATAGCTTACCTACTTATTGGGGGTACACCAATACCTCGGTATCGCCTATTTTCATCGCCGCGGGTCAGGGAATCAAGCAGGGCTATCAGACGGAGCGTGTGATCCGCCAGGTCGATGTTGCACCAACCATTGCGGCATTGATGGGCATTGGTTTTCCCAGAGAATGTGAAGGTGCCCCTGTCTATCAAATTTTTAAAGAAGCCTTTTAG
- a CDS encoding ferredoxin family protein produces MNTANTVNVDAKLGLDKFYVDEENAHIVLKKDIDSKEYHKLMLACPAGLYKQDDKGGIHFDYAGCLECGTCRVLCGTTLLEKWEFPVGTLGIEFRWG; encoded by the coding sequence ATGAACACAGCCAACACGGTAAATGTGGATGCAAAGCTGGGATTGGATAAGTTTTATGTGGATGAGGAAAATGCTCATATTGTCCTGAAAAAAGATATCGACAGCAAAGAATATCATAAACTCATGCTCGCTTGTCCGGCAGGTCTTTATAAACAAGACGATAAAGGCGGGATTCATTTTGATTATGCAGGTTGCCTCGAATGTGGAACCTGCCGGGTGCTGTGTGGCACCACCCTATTGGAAAAGTGGGAATTCCCCGTAGGAACCTTAGGAATCGAGTTCAGATGGGGCTGA
- a CDS encoding electron transfer flavoprotein subunit alpha/FixB family protein, producing MSKLACVWVIGEEVAAINELTAGARTLGDETAVLFAGDKDQIAQILGADKVYYLGPLNDKILENYKPAIINLVAEKKPNLLLIRNTKRGRLIAGALAANCGTNVLTDITEIVAVGNGVETQRMVYGGAAFRKEKSTNRINIACVGAGLFQAGDMQAVPSIIDVDGVTPDVSIKCLEKKAKGGEKVNLAAAKRVVGVGRGLKAAEDLKMIEALAVELKAELGCSRPIAEEEKWMAKERYIGVSGVMLKPEVYIALGISGQVQHTVGINQAKTILAIDKDKNAPIFKQADYGIVGDMYKVVPALIDKFRK from the coding sequence ATGAGTAAATTAGCATGTGTATGGGTGATCGGCGAAGAAGTCGCTGCAATCAATGAATTAACTGCCGGGGCCAGGACACTGGGAGATGAAACGGCCGTCCTCTTTGCAGGGGATAAGGATCAGATTGCTCAGATTTTGGGTGCGGACAAGGTATATTATCTGGGACCCTTAAACGATAAAATCCTGGAAAACTATAAGCCGGCCATTATCAATTTGGTTGCAGAAAAGAAACCCAATCTGCTTCTGATTAGAAATACGAAAAGAGGACGTTTAATTGCAGGAGCTTTGGCGGCGAACTGCGGTACGAATGTCTTGACTGATATTACGGAGATTGTAGCTGTCGGTAACGGTGTAGAGACCCAGCGCATGGTATACGGCGGGGCTGCTTTCCGTAAAGAAAAATCAACCAATCGGATCAATATCGCCTGTGTGGGAGCCGGGTTATTTCAGGCAGGAGACATGCAGGCTGTCCCATCGATTATTGATGTAGACGGTGTAACTCCCGATGTTTCGATTAAGTGCCTGGAGAAGAAAGCAAAAGGCGGCGAAAAAGTCAATCTGGCGGCAGCTAAACGCGTTGTTGGGGTTGGCCGCGGTTTAAAGGCGGCAGAGGACTTAAAAATGATCGAAGCATTGGCGGTGGAACTAAAAGCGGAATTAGGCTGTTCCCGTCCTATTGCTGAAGAAGAAAAATGGATGGCTAAGGAACGCTATATTGGTGTTTCCGGTGTCATGCTCAAACCGGAGGTTTATATTGCCCTTGGAATTTCCGGGCAAGTTCAGCATACGGTCGGAATCAATCAGGCCAAAACGATTTTAGCCATTGACAAGGATAAAAATGCCCCTATCTTCAAGCAAGCAGACTACGGAATTGTCGGGGATATGTATAAAGTCGTTCCTGCTCTTATTGACAAGTTCAGGAAGTAA
- a CDS encoding cysteine hydrolase family protein, with protein MKVLIVIDMQNDFIDGALGTEEAVKIVDKVKGKIDSYLAAGDTVLYTQDTHTEAYLQTQEGQKLPVEHCIKGTPGWEISQKVYVSGCQVIEKPSFGSIELAELMAGMKEIQSIELIGLCTDICVISNALILKAKMPEIPIVVDSSCCAGATWAGHQNALQAMKICQIEVSGG; from the coding sequence ATGAAGGTTCTCATAGTCATTGATATGCAGAATGATTTTATTGATGGAGCCCTTGGTACGGAGGAAGCTGTAAAAATCGTTGATAAAGTGAAAGGGAAAATTGACAGTTATTTAGCTGCCGGTGACACGGTCCTTTATACACAAGATACTCATACTGAGGCCTATCTGCAGACACAAGAAGGGCAAAAGCTGCCTGTAGAGCATTGTATAAAAGGGACGCCCGGCTGGGAAATTTCCCAAAAAGTCTATGTGAGCGGATGTCAGGTGATTGAAAAGCCTTCTTTCGGTTCAATCGAGCTTGCTGAATTGATGGCAGGGATGAAGGAAATACAGTCTATTGAGCTGATCGGCCTTTGTACGGATATCTGTGTTATTTCCAATGCCCTGATTTTGAAAGCAAAAATGCCGGAGATTCCGATTGTTGTTGACTCATCCTGTTGTGCAGGGGCGACTTGGGCAGGGCACCAAAACGCCCTGCAGGCCATGAAGATCTGTCAGATTGAGGTGAGCGGAGGATAG
- a CDS encoding electron transfer flavoprotein codes for MKVAACYKVVPEEQDITVKADKTLNVDKAEWKIGQYDLNAIEAGVQLAEVTGGELVALSAGGQVVDNSKIKKAALSRGLQSLCLVADEALETADCYTTAAALAAAIGKIGGVDLVLCGEGSGDIYAQQVGVVLGEMLGWATLNAVSKITPDGDKLVVERTLENEVEALEVLLPAVISVTTDINKPRIPTLKEIMAAGKKTAVKWSLTDLQLEVSNKTECISTLAPEETDRKRIVIEGDSDENIAEFYEHLRKVL; via the coding sequence TTGAAAGTTGCAGCATGTTACAAAGTTGTACCGGAAGAACAGGATATTACCGTTAAGGCGGATAAGACATTGAACGTTGACAAAGCGGAGTGGAAGATTGGCCAATATGACTTGAATGCTATCGAAGCAGGCGTTCAGTTAGCTGAGGTTACTGGCGGTGAACTGGTCGCACTTAGTGCAGGCGGCCAGGTTGTTGACAATTCCAAAATAAAAAAGGCCGCCTTATCCCGGGGGCTGCAAAGCTTATGTCTTGTCGCTGATGAGGCTCTGGAGACTGCTGATTGTTATACGACAGCTGCCGCTCTGGCTGCAGCAATCGGAAAAATTGGCGGTGTAGACTTGGTGCTCTGTGGTGAGGGTTCCGGAGATATTTATGCCCAGCAGGTAGGAGTCGTACTTGGTGAAATGTTGGGTTGGGCCACTTTGAATGCGGTCAGTAAAATTACACCGGATGGAGATAAATTGGTTGTAGAACGCACTTTGGAGAATGAAGTGGAAGCGTTGGAAGTTTTGCTGCCAGCGGTTATTTCAGTGACCACGGATATTAACAAACCAAGGATTCCCACCTTAAAAGAGATTATGGCGGCCGGGAAAAAAACAGCCGTAAAGTGGTCGTTAACTGATCTTCAGCTGGAGGTAAGCAATAAGACAGAATGCATCAGTACCTTAGCCCCGGAAGAAACTGACCGGAAACGAATCGTCATTGAAGGGGACAGTGATGAAAACATTGCCGAATTCTATGAACATCTGCGTAAGGTTTTATAA
- a CDS encoding vWA domain-containing protein: protein MMSQFENQSQKLYEQATLIMEEFYRSQRQGHQAVIHLPQEFKDGFFSLVDQVNLSLLEDKDNFYSYFLMQMSREIRFDITSPTGVNFQGAYYVIHFNPMLFLSLNLRQMASTIKHEILHILSGHLWRAKALQGRYSTLAVNMAMNIVVNTYLDYLPPYSVTLEWVNVHYALKLLPFKPFEYYVEEIQAALDLLAADEAAEAEHDGDETDDSKDAEEPNEPEQNHDAGEIKTAYDPERTHDLWQESSAADEQTLREFTEKFIAHAQKGGLPGYLESILSSLRNSQGELPWNLYLKRLVGTVPSDIKKTITRRNRRQPERLDLRGQLRSHQAKILVALDISGSISDQEFNQAIKEVLAIVKNYNHEITIVECDSEIRRTYKVKTVRDVQERLKIRGGTRFTPVFEYANEHKINLLIYFTDGQGEEKLQTIPRGYKTLWVLSGRGKELSLAKPYGAVKKLKQVEVKDDSLNMGDVKREGFSMQDQERFYM from the coding sequence ATGATGAGTCAATTTGAAAACCAGTCTCAGAAGCTTTACGAACAAGCAACCCTGATTATGGAGGAATTTTATCGCTCCCAACGCCAGGGACATCAGGCGGTCATCCACCTTCCCCAGGAATTCAAGGATGGGTTCTTCAGTCTTGTGGATCAAGTCAATCTCAGTCTGCTGGAGGACAAGGACAATTTCTACAGCTATTTTTTAATGCAGATGTCCCGGGAAATCCGCTTTGATATCACCAGCCCTACGGGTGTGAATTTCCAAGGGGCATATTATGTGATCCATTTTAACCCCATGCTTTTCCTGAGTCTCAATCTCCGGCAGATGGCAAGCACCATCAAGCATGAAATACTCCATATCCTCTCCGGCCATTTATGGCGGGCCAAAGCCCTGCAAGGCCGCTACAGCACTTTAGCCGTCAATATGGCCATGAATATCGTGGTCAATACCTATTTGGATTATCTTCCTCCCTATTCCGTGACCTTGGAATGGGTTAATGTCCATTATGCTTTAAAGCTTCTCCCTTTTAAACCTTTCGAATATTACGTGGAGGAAATTCAAGCCGCCCTGGACTTGCTGGCCGCTGACGAGGCTGCGGAAGCTGAACACGATGGGGATGAAACGGATGACTCTAAGGATGCTGAAGAGCCCAACGAACCTGAGCAGAACCATGATGCAGGTGAAATAAAAACAGCCTATGATCCGGAGAGAACCCATGACCTTTGGCAAGAGTCCAGTGCTGCCGATGAACAGACTCTTCGGGAATTCACAGAAAAGTTTATCGCTCACGCCCAAAAAGGCGGCCTTCCCGGTTATCTGGAAAGCATACTCTCCTCTTTGAGAAACAGCCAGGGGGAGCTGCCCTGGAATCTTTATCTTAAACGGCTGGTGGGGACGGTTCCCAGCGATATTAAAAAAACAATTACTCGCCGCAACAGAAGACAGCCTGAGCGCTTGGATTTAAGAGGCCAACTGAGGAGTCATCAAGCCAAAATTCTCGTCGCCCTGGATATCAGCGGCAGCATCAGCGATCAGGAATTTAACCAAGCCATCAAAGAAGTTCTGGCCATCGTGAAGAATTACAATCATGAAATCACCATCGTGGAATGCGATAGTGAAATCAGGCGGACATATAAGGTTAAAACGGTCCGGGATGTTCAGGAGCGGCTCAAAATCCGCGGCGGCACCCGCTTTACCCCGGTTTTTGAGTATGCCAATGAGCATAAAATCAACTTATTGATCTATTTTACCGACGGTCAAGGCGAAGAAAAGCTCCAGACCATCCCCCGGGGATATAAGACCCTCTGGGTCCTGTCCGGAAGAGGAAAAGAGCTTTCCTTAGCCAAACCTTATGGGGCGGTGAAGAAGCTGAAACAGGTGGAAGTCAAAGATGATTCATTGAATATGGGTGATGTGAAGCGAGAAGGGTTTTCCATGCAGGATCAGGAGAGGTTTTATATGTGA
- a CDS encoding DMT family transporter has translation MKYKPELGILFVTILWGASFAVSKLIMADITPNYYTFLRFAGAFLVLAICFHKRLRHIPKQTLQAGVLIGLAIACGYVLQTMGLNYTTASKAGFLAGLYVVLVPVMESFLCKCLPRYNMILGVCLATAGLALLSLERDFTIGFGDLLVFVGAVFFAVSMVLISRFASKHDPMVLAIIQIGVTAIFSLVLAVFTEPGLSAVQFTPALLGLVLFAILFGTAVNTAVQNWAQGYLTATTAALIFVLEPVFGGVFGWLLVGDVIGMKQISGSALIISGMLVTLLLKPGQRPQSKTDHEVQLSGRS, from the coding sequence ATGAAATACAAACCTGAGCTGGGTATACTCTTTGTCACCATTCTCTGGGGAGCCAGCTTTGCCGTCAGCAAGCTGATCATGGCGGACATTACCCCTAATTACTATACCTTCTTGCGCTTTGCCGGAGCTTTTCTTGTCTTAGCCATCTGCTTTCATAAGCGCCTGAGGCATATTCCGAAGCAAACCCTCCAGGCAGGGGTGCTCATTGGTTTAGCCATAGCCTGTGGTTATGTTTTGCAGACGATGGGTCTTAATTACACGACGGCGTCCAAAGCCGGTTTTCTGGCGGGGCTGTATGTGGTATTGGTACCCGTTATGGAATCCTTTTTGTGCAAGTGCCTGCCAAGATACAACATGATCCTTGGAGTGTGCCTGGCTACCGCAGGCCTTGCCCTGTTAAGCCTGGAAAGGGACTTTACCATCGGCTTTGGTGATCTGCTGGTTTTTGTCGGAGCTGTTTTCTTTGCCGTCAGTATGGTCTTGATCAGCCGCTTTGCCAGCAAACATGATCCGATGGTCCTGGCCATTATCCAAATCGGGGTCACAGCAATTTTTTCCCTGGTCCTGGCCGTATTTACCGAACCCGGATTGTCTGCGGTCCAATTCACACCCGCTTTGCTGGGGTTGGTTCTTTTCGCCATTCTGTTTGGCACGGCGGTCAATACTGCTGTACAGAATTGGGCTCAGGGTTACTTGACAGCCACGACGGCGGCCTTGATCTTTGTCCTGGAACCGGTATTCGGCGGCGTTTTCGGCTGGCTCCTTGTCGGTGATGTGATCGGGATGAAGCAAATCTCAGGCAGCGCCTTGATCATCAGCGGGATGCTGGTTACCCTGCTGCTCAAGCCCGGCCAGCGCCCGCAGAGTAAAACCGACCATGAGGTTCAACTGTCCGGCCGCTCCTGA